A genomic region of Gemmata massiliana contains the following coding sequences:
- a CDS encoding sialate O-acetylesterase: MRTLLVLLLLSAPLPALKAADPPKPVKVFILAGQSNMEGKAKVSLAEYQAQQPATRDLFKHWQKDGKWIERDDVWIKFLDRKGKLTIGYGSPQCIGPELEFGTVVGDRFTEPVLLIKTAWGGRSLYRDFRSPSAGLPPDAALNKMLADLKKQKGKENATLDDVKKPFGDSYRAMLSEVSDTLTNPKKHFPDYADQGYEIAGFVWFQGWNDMISADATAEYAANLAHFIRDVRKDLKAPKLPFVVGQMGVEGANPSTNIKKFKDAQAAVMNVPEFRGDVALVKTDAFWDTDAEAVFKKGWRENLDEWNKVGSDYPYHYFGSAKTMCKIGRAFGTAVLELRGETK; encoded by the coding sequence GTGCGAACGCTACTCGTTTTGTTGCTCCTGTCCGCTCCCCTTCCCGCGCTCAAGGCCGCAGACCCGCCAAAACCGGTGAAAGTGTTCATCCTGGCCGGGCAATCGAACATGGAGGGCAAAGCGAAAGTCTCACTGGCCGAGTATCAGGCCCAACAACCGGCCACGCGCGACCTCTTCAAACACTGGCAGAAGGACGGTAAGTGGATCGAACGCGACGACGTATGGATCAAGTTCCTCGATCGCAAAGGCAAGCTCACCATTGGGTACGGGTCGCCCCAATGCATCGGGCCGGAACTCGAATTCGGTACGGTCGTCGGCGACCGGTTCACCGAACCCGTCCTGCTCATCAAGACCGCGTGGGGCGGGCGCAGCCTGTACCGCGACTTCCGCTCGCCGTCCGCGGGCCTCCCACCTGATGCAGCTCTCAACAAAATGCTCGCCGATCTCAAAAAGCAGAAGGGTAAGGAGAACGCGACGCTCGACGACGTGAAGAAACCGTTCGGGGACTCGTACCGGGCCATGCTCAGCGAAGTGAGTGACACGCTCACAAACCCGAAGAAACACTTCCCGGATTACGCGGATCAGGGATACGAGATCGCCGGATTCGTGTGGTTTCAGGGTTGGAACGACATGATTAGTGCGGACGCGACCGCCGAATACGCGGCCAATCTCGCGCACTTCATTCGTGATGTGCGCAAAGATCTGAAGGCACCGAAGCTCCCGTTCGTGGTCGGGCAAATGGGTGTGGAGGGTGCAAACCCGAGCACGAATATCAAGAAATTCAAGGACGCCCAGGCTGCCGTTATGAACGTGCCCGAGTTCCGCGGGGACGTCGCGCTGGTGAAAACGGATGCGTTCTGGGACACCGATGCGGAGGCCGTGTTCAAGAAGGGCTGGCGCGAGAACCTCGACGAATGGAACAAAGTGGGCAGCGATTACCCGTACCACTACTTCGGCAGCGCGAAGACCATGTGCAAAATCGGCCGGGCGTTCGGCACCGCGGTACTCGAACTGCGTGGCGAGACCAAGTGA
- a CDS encoding IS701 family transposase yields the protein MKTYTPNLDAAVLERLREYAALFAPDFPQAKPARWAGVYLHGLLTDGDRKSIEPLSHRVPLPAGLTSTDPEQALQQFVSQSPWDHEAVLRRYRAQVGATFAHPDAVFVIDDTTFPKQGRHSVGVQRQYCGALGKKANCQAAVSIHYAAPMGHYPLALRLFLPESWVADAGRLKRAGVPQEHRRERTKGQIALDLLDRVRGEGLPGRVVLADAGYGVSGDFRQALADRGLHYIVGVTDEAVVFTTPPVWDRPAGRGRVGPAGGRPQSNPQLRPDSPRPVRLRDVAARTPLRRVTWRVGTKGRMSGRFAWVRVWPGFGWKRGACAGSDPVWLLIEEQADGVKYAFSNLPTGTSRLRAVRLWKSRWHVEQGYQQMKEELGLDHFEGRSWRGFHHHAAMVMLAYGFLLLERERARVERERAADGPSPRKKGSPSRR from the coding sequence ATGAAGACATACACCCCGAACCTCGACGCGGCCGTTCTCGAGCGCCTGCGCGAGTACGCGGCCCTATTTGCCCCCGACTTTCCCCAGGCCAAGCCCGCACGGTGGGCCGGGGTATACCTGCACGGGCTGCTCACCGACGGCGATCGGAAAAGCATCGAACCCCTGTCCCACCGGGTACCGCTGCCCGCCGGGCTGACCAGCACGGACCCCGAACAGGCGCTCCAGCAGTTCGTGAGCCAGAGCCCGTGGGACCACGAGGCCGTCCTGCGCCGCTACCGCGCCCAAGTGGGCGCCACGTTCGCCCACCCCGACGCGGTGTTCGTGATCGACGACACCACGTTCCCGAAGCAAGGGCGGCACTCGGTCGGGGTGCAAAGGCAATACTGCGGGGCGCTCGGGAAGAAGGCCAATTGCCAGGCCGCGGTCTCGATCCACTACGCCGCCCCGATGGGGCACTACCCACTCGCCTTGCGGCTGTTCCTTCCCGAGTCGTGGGTGGCCGACGCCGGCCGCCTGAAGCGGGCCGGGGTGCCGCAAGAGCACCGCCGGGAGCGCACGAAGGGGCAAATCGCGCTGGACCTGTTGGACCGGGTTCGGGGCGAGGGGTTGCCGGGCCGTGTGGTCCTGGCCGACGCCGGGTACGGTGTGTCCGGGGACTTCCGTCAAGCCCTGGCCGATCGCGGGCTACACTACATCGTCGGGGTGACGGACGAGGCCGTTGTGTTCACCACCCCGCCGGTCTGGGATCGACCGGCGGGACGCGGCAGGGTCGGACCAGCCGGCGGGCGGCCGCAGTCCAACCCCCAGTTGCGGCCAGACTCGCCCCGCCCGGTCCGGTTGCGAGACGTGGCCGCCCGCACCCCGCTCCGGCGGGTGACTTGGCGCGTGGGGACGAAGGGGCGGATGTCGGGCCGGTTCGCCTGGGTGCGGGTATGGCCCGGGTTCGGGTGGAAGCGGGGTGCGTGCGCCGGTTCCGACCCGGTGTGGTTGCTAATCGAGGAGCAGGCCGACGGCGTCAAGTACGCCTTCTCGAACCTGCCGACGGGGACGAGCCGCCTGCGGGCCGTCCGCCTGTGGAAGAGCCGGTGGCATGTGGAACAGGGGTACCAGCAGATGAAGGAGGAGTTGGGTCTGGACCACTTCGAGGGGCGCTCGTGGCGCGGGTTCCACCACCACGCCGCGATGGTTATGCTGGCTTACGGGTTCCTGCTCTTGGAGCGGGAGCGTGCTCGCGTCGAACGGGAGCGGGCGGCCGACGGGCCGAGCCCGCGAAAAAAGGGGAGCCCGAGCCGCCGCTGA
- a CDS encoding DUF1559 domain-containing protein translates to MRRRAGFTLIELLVVIAIIAILIGLLLPAVQKVREAAARMSCSNNLKQIGLAFHNHESALGYFPAMRTTGAAPGPTGVLNGWGLSLLPYLEQNQVYTGFNLNLPWYAGPQDSPASNNLTLSQTKLKVYRCPSAPERDGFAAPTPAVVALDTATTWPALPGTTNDLATANIRRTASSDYSALFGGGGYGLPLLDGSNTIVSATGIEYALQKQRKILEISDGTSNTILIAEMAGRPLHYVKGKAQNGSSVLGSGIASLTAAFADRKYCQPPWSDWGSGPSNAFSFFDGTGTEGRVTVGSVAACAVNCNNVTGIYAFHSGGANVVLADGSVQFLTESKAPFVVSRMLFANDGNPLGE, encoded by the coding sequence ATGCGCCGGCGTGCCGGTTTTACGCTCATTGAACTGTTGGTTGTGATTGCGATCATTGCGATCTTGATCGGCCTACTACTACCCGCGGTACAGAAGGTTCGCGAAGCAGCGGCCCGGATGAGTTGCTCCAATAACCTCAAACAGATCGGGCTCGCGTTCCACAATCACGAGAGCGCACTGGGTTACTTCCCGGCAATGCGCACGACCGGCGCGGCCCCGGGGCCGACCGGGGTACTCAACGGTTGGGGGCTGAGTCTGCTCCCGTACCTCGAACAGAACCAAGTTTACACCGGGTTCAACCTGAACCTGCCGTGGTACGCAGGCCCACAGGACTCGCCCGCGTCGAATAACCTCACCCTCAGCCAGACCAAGCTGAAAGTGTACCGGTGCCCGTCCGCACCCGAGCGCGACGGGTTCGCTGCACCGACGCCTGCCGTGGTTGCACTCGACACCGCAACCACCTGGCCTGCGCTCCCGGGCACGACCAACGACTTGGCCACGGCCAACATCCGCCGGACGGCTTCATCGGACTACAGCGCTCTGTTCGGCGGCGGCGGGTACGGTCTGCCGCTCCTGGATGGTAGCAACACCATCGTGAGCGCGACGGGCATCGAGTACGCCCTCCAGAAGCAGCGGAAGATCCTCGAAATCAGCGACGGCACGTCGAACACGATCCTGATTGCAGAAATGGCCGGGCGCCCGCTCCACTATGTGAAGGGGAAGGCCCAGAACGGCTCGTCGGTCCTCGGGTCCGGGATCGCGTCCCTAACCGCGGCCTTCGCGGACCGCAAATACTGCCAGCCCCCGTGGTCCGATTGGGGGAGCGGCCCGTCGAATGCGTTCTCGTTCTTCGACGGGACCGGGACCGAGGGGCGCGTCACGGTCGGGTCGGTCGCGGCGTGCGCGGTGAACTGCAACAACGTCACCGGGATCTACGCCTTCCACTCGGGCGGGGCGAACGTCGTTCTGGCCGACGGGAGCGTGCAGTTCCTGACCGAATCGAAGGCCCCGTTCGTCGTCAGCCGGATGCTGTTCGCCAACGACGGGAACCCGCTCGGCGAGTAG
- a CDS encoding TIGR02996 domain-containing protein, which translates to MTGDGEALFRAICEHPQEDTPRLAYADWLEESGVYQGRKSYEATVRASYIRHEIAFARREPEAVRTHSQLLATTFAGYHERWLKELPKIPGVSWPWSWQRGFPTTVCASAKAIQQRADQIFTAAPVTILDVNRVTTKALPKILTCPYFTRVEWFRLAGTIGDEGASQVAQCANLRNVASLVLSSVEMTDVGLEALARATVFERLRALHFAGNAVTERGAYALLDSITLNELAQISWYPNPISAVAVGALRQRFHDPYTGAPGA; encoded by the coding sequence ATGACCGGCGATGGCGAAGCCCTGTTCCGCGCGATCTGTGAGCATCCGCAGGAAGACACGCCGCGCCTCGCTTACGCCGACTGGCTCGAAGAAAGTGGCGTGTACCAGGGCCGTAAATCGTATGAAGCAACAGTTCGTGCCTCGTACATCCGGCACGAAATTGCTTTCGCCCGCCGAGAACCGGAGGCCGTGCGAACGCACTCTCAGCTTTTGGCAACCACGTTCGCAGGTTATCACGAGCGATGGCTGAAAGAGTTACCCAAGATCCCGGGCGTGAGTTGGCCCTGGAGCTGGCAGCGCGGCTTCCCGACCACCGTTTGTGCCAGTGCAAAAGCGATTCAGCAGCGCGCTGACCAGATCTTCACCGCCGCTCCCGTGACCATTCTGGACGTGAATCGCGTTACGACCAAAGCGCTCCCGAAAATCCTCACCTGCCCCTATTTCACCCGGGTCGAATGGTTCCGTCTCGCGGGTACGATCGGCGACGAGGGGGCGTCTCAGGTCGCGCAGTGCGCGAACCTTCGTAACGTAGCGTCTTTGGTTCTCAGTAGCGTGGAGATGACCGATGTGGGGCTGGAAGCACTCGCTCGCGCCACTGTATTCGAGCGGTTGCGCGCACTCCATTTTGCGGGAAACGCGGTGACCGAGCGTGGCGCCTATGCGCTCCTCGACTCCATCACGCTGAACGAGCTGGCACAGATCAGTTGGTACCCGAACCCCATCAGTGCCGTCGCGGTGGGGGCACTCCGTCAGAGGTTCCACGATCCCTACACCGGTGCCCCGGGTGCGTGA
- a CDS encoding carboxypeptidase regulatory-like domain-containing protein translates to MTGRWIVVGLVLALLTGCGGNEKEWPKRYPVSGQVLVDGKPAVRATVAFHPLAPHSDGKSYAPSTFTDETGAFKLTTVEAGDGAPAGEYTVTVVANYIVRDGQDVPVPDLLRGQFADPKKSQLKVTVREGDNALPAFDLKSSPKP, encoded by the coding sequence ATGACCGGTCGGTGGATCGTGGTCGGGTTGGTGCTCGCGCTTCTCACGGGGTGCGGGGGGAACGAGAAAGAGTGGCCGAAGCGGTACCCGGTGTCCGGTCAGGTGCTCGTGGACGGTAAGCCCGCGGTCCGGGCGACGGTCGCGTTCCACCCGCTCGCGCCGCACTCGGACGGGAAGAGTTACGCTCCGTCCACGTTCACCGACGAAACGGGCGCGTTCAAACTAACGACCGTCGAGGCCGGCGACGGCGCGCCGGCCGGCGAGTACACCGTGACTGTTGTGGCCAACTATATCGTGCGGGACGGGCAGGACGTTCCGGTTCCGGATCTGCTCCGGGGCCAGTTCGCCGACCCGAAGAAATCGCAGCTCAAGGTCACCGTGCGGGAGGGGGACAACGCCCTCCCCGCGTTCGACCTCAAGTCCTCGCCGAAGCCCTGA
- a CDS encoding MlaD family protein, with product MAERALRLRLGLFMGASLIALAGLVVLFGGAPRLFSSDTRYSVLFPEAPGIGPGIPIRKSGVRIGQVTALELDPVSGQVRVRISVDRKYLPRTSEEAHITRGLLSGDTAIDFLPKLGQDNQPVPRGDEWPPDSDIPGVPPITPRSFVGPASNALATAQQSLDKITRAFEKVEKLGELTPKLELAVDEATGLFKDVRAFIPEIRKTNSKLQNLLGLDAPAPPRDGAPTAGAPIGFVVAAQPAGPEEPNIKALIRDAQEALRTIKPAVDDFRATMKRLEPEVLAAVKGARQAFDGVNDVLSPENRKQFTEVLKNLNSVAITVIKFAGSLGTILDTAEKTIKNIDGRVTEVGQIVADVRAVTRPLAARSESLVKNVTDAADQLSKMIAEIRGVVNAFAKENGTLQKLMTEPGVYQNLDAAAGSLARILARSEKVTRDLEVFADKVARRPELIGIGGALRPSGGLKDLPGVPSFRPDWPPASSARPFSGPSWLEPPSSSSGKPPAVQGYPP from the coding sequence ATGGCGGAGCGAGCGCTACGGTTACGATTGGGGCTGTTCATGGGCGCGTCACTGATCGCGCTCGCGGGCCTCGTCGTCCTGTTTGGCGGCGCGCCACGGTTGTTTTCGAGCGACACCCGGTACTCTGTTCTGTTTCCCGAGGCACCTGGAATCGGTCCCGGCATCCCCATCCGCAAATCGGGCGTGCGCATCGGCCAGGTAACGGCGCTCGAGCTCGACCCGGTGAGCGGTCAGGTCCGGGTGCGGATCTCCGTCGACCGCAAGTACCTCCCGCGAACCTCGGAAGAAGCCCACATCACGCGGGGACTGCTCAGCGGCGACACGGCCATCGACTTCCTGCCCAAACTCGGACAAGACAACCAGCCCGTCCCGCGCGGAGATGAGTGGCCCCCCGATAGCGACATTCCCGGCGTCCCGCCCATCACACCGCGGAGCTTCGTCGGACCGGCCTCGAACGCACTGGCTACCGCGCAACAGTCGCTGGACAAAATCACAAGGGCCTTTGAGAAGGTGGAGAAGCTCGGCGAACTGACCCCCAAACTCGAACTCGCAGTGGACGAGGCCACGGGGCTGTTTAAGGACGTGCGCGCGTTTATCCCTGAAATTCGGAAGACCAACTCGAAGCTTCAGAACTTGCTGGGTTTGGACGCTCCCGCGCCGCCGCGCGACGGAGCACCTACCGCGGGCGCGCCCATCGGGTTCGTGGTCGCAGCGCAACCCGCTGGGCCAGAAGAACCGAACATCAAGGCTCTCATCCGCGACGCCCAGGAAGCCCTCCGGACGATCAAGCCCGCGGTAGACGACTTTCGGGCCACGATGAAGCGCCTCGAACCCGAAGTGCTCGCGGCCGTGAAGGGAGCGCGACAGGCATTCGACGGCGTGAACGACGTTCTTTCGCCGGAGAACCGTAAGCAGTTCACGGAGGTGCTGAAGAACCTCAACAGCGTCGCTATAACCGTAATCAAATTCGCCGGGTCGCTCGGCACGATCCTCGATACGGCCGAGAAAACCATCAAAAACATCGACGGCCGCGTGACCGAGGTGGGACAGATCGTCGCCGACGTGCGTGCGGTCACCCGACCGCTCGCGGCGCGGTCCGAGAGCCTGGTGAAGAACGTGACCGATGCCGCTGACCAGTTGAGCAAGATGATTGCGGAGATTCGAGGGGTCGTGAACGCGTTCGCGAAAGAGAACGGGACGCTTCAAAAGCTCATGACCGAACCCGGTGTGTACCAGAACCTCGACGCCGCGGCCGGGTCGCTGGCACGCATTCTCGCGCGCTCTGAAAAGGTCACGCGCGATCTGGAGGTGTTCGCGGACAAAGTCGCGCGCCGGCCGGAACTGATCGGCATCGGCGGTGCTCTGCGCCCGAGCGGGGGGCTGAAAGACTTACCCGGTGTCCCGAGTTTCCGCCCGGACTGGCCCCCGGCTTCGTCCGCCCGCCCGTTCAGCGGACCGAGTTGGTTAGAGCCGCCGTCTTCTTCAAGCGGGAAGCCCCCAGCCGTGCAGGGCTACCCGCCGTAA
- a CDS encoding cytochrome c peroxidase yields MAACSLVVPSELIAAPPQARKLALPETPYKYANPKLPANFEERWVKALDTTPADNPTTDAGAALGRALFYDTRLSASDTVSCGTCHIQQHAFAEPRKASVGHEGRKGDRNAMSLVNLRFARAGLFWDERAETLEEAVGLPVRSRIEMAGRDGPALLKALAADARYVPLFKAAFGTTEVTDERVRKALAQFIRSMVSCDSKYDRSASKVASVKDDFPNFTEEENRGKAVFLQHCNLCHHIGEGKHVAFFDMFRSLNNGLDPDANVPDGGRGDVTLNPTEVGQFRASSLRNVAVTGPYMHDGRFDTLEAVIAFYSTGVMRHPNAGAVGRFGFSAKDQSALVAFLKTLTDETFLTDPKFSDPWAGDAKPSVKSPLPTVAKSAEPKKRESVADRLARGVGLEAGEALPWLKGLDKNGDGTLDKGELEPLLEVLVKTRVGSLSLERGPRGGGGPAPKGPRPGAKGDASLGDFDGDGTVDENESRAFGALKRLTELGDGDGLRRLVRTDRFLGGFELTIDQAEAARKALNAGRTDLARRVLALDHETLGKMEKLAGNGAVARYQELVIDQQVAAVRTRTARDPDPRPVVERQVAQFDKNNDGQFSPDELTELATALDRLAGGFGCAAPEAIDMAQFTRRFVAYDPAGKGSVAVAKLPERLVDFAVRGDRNRDGILSPAEIDGFIRTSAFGQLLSEGIYVGGGFADTLVRHADVIGELQLPDETRKAVEELFAEHNRKLTVMKNETVADQFAKFRDAVGKKAPLAAKR; encoded by the coding sequence GTGGCGGCTTGTTCTCTCGTGGTTCCGTCGGAATTGATCGCCGCGCCACCGCAGGCGCGCAAACTCGCTCTGCCCGAAACTCCCTACAAGTACGCCAATCCAAAACTACCCGCGAATTTCGAGGAGCGCTGGGTCAAGGCGCTCGACACGACCCCGGCCGATAACCCGACCACCGACGCCGGGGCCGCGCTGGGGCGTGCCCTCTTCTACGACACGCGACTCTCGGCAAGCGACACCGTATCCTGCGGCACGTGTCACATTCAACAGCATGCGTTTGCCGAGCCGCGCAAAGCCAGTGTCGGGCACGAGGGGCGCAAGGGCGACCGCAACGCGATGAGCCTCGTGAACCTGCGGTTCGCCCGCGCCGGACTGTTCTGGGACGAGCGCGCCGAGACGCTCGAAGAGGCCGTCGGGCTGCCCGTGCGGAGCCGGATCGAGATGGCTGGGCGCGACGGCCCCGCGCTGCTCAAAGCACTCGCGGCTGATGCGCGTTACGTGCCACTCTTCAAGGCCGCATTCGGCACCACCGAAGTAACTGATGAGCGCGTGCGTAAGGCGCTCGCGCAGTTCATTCGGTCAATGGTGTCGTGCGACTCGAAGTACGACCGCAGCGCGTCGAAGGTGGCGTCGGTAAAGGACGACTTCCCGAACTTCACCGAGGAAGAAAATCGCGGCAAGGCGGTGTTCCTTCAGCACTGCAACTTGTGCCACCACATTGGGGAGGGGAAACACGTCGCGTTCTTCGACATGTTCCGCTCCCTCAACAACGGGCTGGACCCGGACGCGAACGTGCCCGACGGCGGGCGCGGGGACGTGACCCTCAACCCGACGGAAGTCGGCCAGTTCCGGGCCTCGTCGCTGCGGAACGTCGCGGTCACCGGGCCGTACATGCACGACGGCCGGTTCGACACGCTGGAAGCGGTGATCGCGTTCTACAGCACCGGCGTGATGCGCCACCCGAACGCGGGCGCCGTCGGCCGGTTCGGGTTCAGCGCGAAGGACCAATCGGCGCTCGTCGCGTTCCTCAAAACGCTCACGGACGAAACCTTCCTGACCGACCCGAAATTCTCCGACCCGTGGGCCGGCGACGCAAAACCGAGCGTGAAGTCGCCGCTGCCCACGGTTGCCAAGAGCGCGGAGCCGAAGAAACGAGAATCGGTCGCGGACCGACTCGCTCGCGGCGTGGGCTTGGAGGCCGGCGAAGCGCTCCCGTGGCTCAAGGGGCTGGACAAGAACGGCGACGGGACACTCGATAAGGGTGAACTCGAACCGCTCCTCGAGGTGCTGGTGAAGACGAGGGTGGGGTCACTTTCACTCGAACGCGGACCACGCGGAGGCGGTGGACCGGCACCAAAGGGGCCGCGCCCGGGAGCGAAGGGCGACGCATCACTTGGTGATTTCGACGGCGACGGTACGGTCGACGAGAACGAATCCCGCGCGTTTGGAGCGCTGAAGCGACTCACCGAACTCGGTGACGGCGACGGGCTACGCCGACTCGTGCGCACGGACCGATTTCTGGGCGGGTTCGAGTTAACGATCGATCAGGCCGAAGCCGCACGAAAAGCCCTCAACGCGGGCCGCACGGACCTCGCGCGCCGGGTTCTGGCTCTGGATCACGAAACGCTCGGCAAAATGGAGAAGCTCGCGGGGAACGGGGCGGTGGCGCGGTACCAGGAACTCGTGATTGATCAGCAGGTCGCCGCGGTTCGCACCCGGACCGCACGCGACCCCGATCCGCGCCCCGTGGTTGAGCGCCAGGTCGCGCAATTCGACAAGAACAACGATGGTCAGTTTTCCCCGGACGAGTTGACCGAACTGGCGACCGCACTCGATCGGCTGGCGGGCGGGTTCGGGTGCGCGGCGCCGGAAGCGATCGACATGGCCCAATTCACGCGCCGGTTCGTCGCCTACGACCCGGCCGGGAAGGGATCGGTCGCGGTCGCGAAATTGCCCGAGCGACTGGTCGACTTCGCGGTTCGCGGGGACCGCAACCGTGACGGTATCCTTTCACCCGCGGAGATCGACGGGTTCATCCGCACGAGTGCGTTCGGGCAACTCCTGTCGGAAGGCATCTACGTCGGCGGTGGGTTCGCGGACACGCTCGTGCGCCACGCGGATGTGATTGGCGAACTCCAACTCCCCGACGAGACGCGCAAGGCCGTGGAGGAGCTGTTTGCGGAACACAACCGCAAGCTCACGGTGATGAAGAACGAAACAGTCGCCGACCAGTTCGCGAAGTTCCGCGACGCGGTCGGGAAGAAGGCGCCGCTCGCTGCAAAGCGGTAA
- a CDS encoding alpha/beta hydrolase: protein MLKTLPKGAPIGKTGGSNEFLAFIEGELKPLIERKYAIDRKRQTLFGHSFGGLFALHVLFSKPEAFQTYVASSPSIWWNDRSVLAEEKAFAEKFAGKIVSARVLVTVGGWEQQAGVKVSKERAEMLRDRRVVDNAKELAARLEKSAVKGLTVAFREFAEEDHGSVVLPAASRGVRFALESP from the coding sequence GTGCTAAAGACGCTCCCAAAAGGCGCACCGATCGGCAAAACCGGGGGTAGCAATGAGTTTCTCGCATTTATTGAAGGCGAACTCAAGCCGCTGATCGAGCGCAAATATGCGATCGACCGAAAACGCCAAACATTATTCGGGCACTCGTTCGGCGGTCTATTTGCGCTGCACGTGCTGTTCTCCAAACCGGAAGCGTTTCAGACCTACGTCGCGTCCAGCCCCTCGATCTGGTGGAACGACCGCTCGGTGCTCGCCGAAGAAAAGGCGTTCGCGGAGAAGTTCGCGGGGAAGATAGTGAGCGCGCGGGTACTCGTTACGGTCGGCGGGTGGGAGCAGCAAGCGGGGGTGAAGGTGTCGAAGGAACGCGCCGAGATGCTCCGGGACCGGCGCGTGGTGGACAACGCGAAGGAACTCGCCGCACGGCTCGAAAAGTCGGCAGTTAAGGGGCTGACGGTCGCGTTCCGGGAGTTCGCGGAGGAGGACCACGGGTCGGTGGTACTTCCCGCCGCGAGCCGCGGGGTGCGGTTCGCGCTGGAATCACCGTGA